A window of Ignavibacterium sp. contains these coding sequences:
- a CDS encoding isoprenyl transferase, whose translation MSKKKSASDEKLQNELKKSGEIPKHIAIIMDGNGRWAKKRGLPRVAGHKRGVDTVKDIVEACAEIGVKYLTLYTFSTENWKRPKEEVSTLMRLLLNSLRDRVDELCENDIRLTTIGDTDSLPYEVQKQLKADIERTKNNKKMILNLALSYSGRWEIIEAVKKISRAVEKGDLKPDEINEQLFSKFLTTKDLPDPDLVIRTSGEFRVSNFLLWQIAYSEFVITDIYWPDFNRHHLYESIRAFQKRERRFGKVSEQIKKEVNSKGVTNAEKLPSQIS comes from the coding sequence TTGAGTAAGAAAAAATCAGCTTCTGATGAAAAACTACAGAATGAACTGAAAAAGTCCGGTGAAATTCCCAAACACATCGCCATTATTATGGATGGAAATGGCAGATGGGCTAAAAAAAGGGGACTTCCAAGAGTAGCAGGGCACAAAAGAGGTGTCGATACCGTCAAAGACATAGTTGAAGCTTGTGCTGAAATTGGTGTCAAGTATCTAACCTTATATACTTTTTCAACCGAAAACTGGAAAAGACCTAAGGAAGAAGTTTCAACTTTAATGCGATTATTGCTTAATAGTCTGCGCGATCGTGTCGATGAGCTTTGCGAAAACGATATACGGCTTACAACTATTGGTGATACTGATTCACTTCCATACGAAGTTCAAAAACAGTTGAAAGCTGATATCGAAAGAACAAAGAATAATAAAAAGATGATTCTGAATCTTGCTCTAAGTTATAGTGGACGATGGGAAATTATTGAAGCAGTAAAAAAGATTTCCAGAGCAGTTGAAAAAGGTGATTTGAAGCCAGATGAAATTAATGAGCAATTGTTCTCAAAGTTTTTAACTACTAAAGATTTGCCCGACCCGGATCTGGTTATCAGAACAAGCGGTGAATTCAGAGTAAGTAATTTTCTTCTTTGGCAAATTGCTTATTCCGAATTTGTGATTACTGATATTTATTGGCCTGATTTTAACAGGCATCATTTGTATGAATCTATCCGCGCATTTCAAAAGCGTGAAAGAAGATTTGGTAAAGTTAGTGAACAAATTAAAAAAGAAGTCAACTCAAAAGGCGTTACGAATGCAGAAAAACTTCCTTCTCAGATTAGCTAG
- the bamA gene encoding outer membrane protein assembly factor BamA, with translation MQKNFLLRLASLFIALSIIISYQSAFAQGQTKVYKILGITVSGNKTADANAIISASGIKVNDEIQVPGDKTINAIKNLWALNIFKDVQLLIDKEIGDGIFLLIKVEEYPRFERIVFEGNDELSTSDLEKNVTFLRGTVIKPQDIAKLKQKIIKEYEKEGLLSVKIQEKFYTFFAADTTKDEIITRWRNEKDFSDEYEYRYDRGDTKYSDLISRIKDRVIIKFIIEEGEEVRVRKIEFVGNKAFDEGDLKGAMDEINEAKWWKFWGSGKFDFENYKKDKQAIVKFYRKNGYRDAAIVSDTLIYSNDKKDLTIRMEVYEGPQYKVRNINWVGNTVYPSSILAERLDIGKGDIFDAEKFEKNLRGNEKQTDVSSLYLDNGYLTFNLQTKEIKVAEDSVDIEIRIEERNQFTVNRVDIEGNDKTKEKVIRRELYTIPGDYFNRGLLLRSIQNLANLQYFNVEKLYGAEGIGTKLASDSTVDISFRVEEKSSDYLNASVGYSGAFGFSGAVGITLTNFSITEPFRLGGGQILSFNWQFGVGSLYRTFTLGFTEPWLFDTPTSVGAEVFDTRQQYVYDLRQTGATIRVGRKLRWPDDFFYVQGRVKYQYNNVLEGQGFYAEGKTNQYTLGALIARKDIDNPIFPSIGSSIQLDAEISGGPFLPGDVDYLKIGFTSEWYRRLFNTNRITLYTIADLGYIDEIVRGTNIQPFEFYYMGGNGLIIATTSLRGYDDRSVGPKNVDGRVIGGRVMAKFGTELRLAVSIEPIPLYVLAFAEAGNVFESFEKTDIFDLRRSVGFGARLLINPIGLIGFDLGYGFDRKAVNGNDPAWLFHFQFGKGF, from the coding sequence ATGCAGAAAAACTTCCTTCTCAGATTAGCTAGTCTATTCATTGCTCTTTCAATTATTATTTCATATCAAAGTGCTTTTGCACAAGGACAAACAAAAGTTTATAAGATTCTTGGTATAACTGTTTCCGGGAATAAAACTGCAGATGCAAATGCAATTATCTCTGCAAGCGGTATAAAGGTTAATGATGAAATTCAGGTTCCGGGAGATAAGACTATCAATGCAATAAAAAATCTTTGGGCGCTCAATATTTTTAAAGATGTTCAGCTATTGATTGATAAAGAAATTGGTGATGGAATTTTTCTTCTGATTAAAGTAGAAGAATATCCGCGATTCGAACGAATTGTTTTTGAAGGCAATGATGAGTTAAGCACAAGTGATTTGGAAAAGAATGTTACCTTTCTCAGAGGCACTGTCATTAAACCTCAGGACATAGCCAAGCTAAAACAAAAGATTATTAAAGAATATGAAAAAGAAGGTTTGCTGAGCGTAAAAATTCAGGAAAAATTCTATACCTTTTTTGCCGCTGATACAACCAAAGATGAAATTATCACAAGATGGAGAAATGAAAAAGATTTTTCGGATGAGTATGAATACCGCTATGACAGAGGTGATACAAAATATTCTGATTTGATTTCTAGAATTAAGGACAGAGTAATTATCAAATTTATTATTGAGGAAGGTGAAGAAGTCCGTGTTAGAAAAATTGAATTTGTTGGTAACAAAGCTTTCGATGAAGGTGATTTGAAAGGTGCAATGGATGAAATTAATGAAGCAAAATGGTGGAAATTCTGGGGAAGTGGCAAATTTGATTTTGAGAATTATAAAAAAGATAAACAAGCAATCGTAAAATTTTACAGAAAGAATGGCTACCGGGATGCTGCAATAGTTTCCGATACACTAATTTATTCCAATGATAAAAAAGATTTAACAATTCGGATGGAAGTTTATGAAGGTCCTCAGTATAAAGTTAGAAATATCAATTGGGTTGGAAACACTGTTTATCCAAGCAGCATTCTTGCAGAAAGATTAGATATTGGTAAAGGTGACATTTTTGATGCTGAAAAATTTGAAAAGAATTTACGAGGAAATGAAAAACAAACAGATGTATCTTCGCTATATCTTGATAACGGTTATCTTACATTCAATCTTCAGACAAAGGAAATTAAAGTAGCAGAAGATTCAGTTGATATAGAAATCAGAATTGAAGAGCGAAATCAATTTACTGTAAACAGAGTTGATATTGAAGGTAATGATAAAACAAAAGAGAAAGTAATCAGAAGAGAACTTTATACTATTCCCGGAGACTACTTCAATCGCGGGCTGCTCTTAAGGAGCATTCAGAATCTTGCAAACCTTCAATACTTTAATGTAGAAAAACTCTATGGTGCAGAAGGAATTGGAACAAAACTAGCAAGCGACAGCACTGTTGATATCTCTTTCCGGGTTGAAGAAAAATCAAGCGATTATTTAAATGCATCAGTTGGATATAGTGGTGCTTTTGGATTTAGCGGAGCAGTTGGAATAACACTTACAAACTTTTCTATAACCGAGCCATTCAGACTTGGTGGTGGTCAGATATTAAGTTTCAACTGGCAATTTGGTGTTGGTAGTCTATATAGAACATTTACACTTGGATTTACAGAACCCTGGTTGTTTGATACTCCAACTTCTGTTGGTGCAGAAGTCTTTGATACAAGGCAACAGTATGTTTATGATTTAAGACAAACAGGTGCTACTATTAGAGTTGGGCGTAAACTTCGCTGGCCTGATGATTTTTTCTATGTGCAAGGTCGAGTCAAATACCAATATAACAATGTGCTCGAAGGACAAGGTTTTTATGCCGAAGGTAAAACCAACCAATATACTTTAGGTGCATTGATTGCAAGAAAAGATATTGATAATCCAATTTTCCCATCAATCGGTTCTTCAATACAACTTGATGCAGAAATTTCCGGAGGTCCATTCTTACCTGGTGATGTTGATTATCTGAAAATCGGTTTTACATCAGAATGGTATAGAAGACTTTTCAATACAAACAGAATAACATTATATACAATTGCTGATCTCGGATACATTGATGAAATAGTTCGAGGTACAAACATCCAACCGTTTGAATTTTATTATATGGGTGGAAATGGTTTAATTATCGCAACAACATCACTTCGCGGATATGATGACAGATCAGTTGGTCCGAAAAATGTTGATGGCAGAGTCATCGGTGGTAGAGTAATGGCAAAGTTTGGTACTGAATTAAGATTAGCTGTATCAATTGAACCAATACCATTATATGTTCTGGCATTTGCTGAAGCAGGCAATGTTTTTGAAAGTTTTGAGAAAACAGATATTTTTGACCTCCGTCGATCAGTTGGATTTGGTGCAAGATTACTGATAAATCCAATTGGTTTAATAGGTTTTGATCTTGGTTATGGCTTCGATCGTAAAGCTGTAAATGGAAATGATCCTGCGTGGCTCTTCCATTTTCAGTTTGGAAAAGGATTTTAA
- a CDS encoding OmpH family outer membrane protein, whose translation MKKYLVLFSVLFATTLFAQSPLKIGYVDSEVILTQFSEAIKAQGDLDALTNKWSAQLDSMTQAYQKAIQDYQKQAETMPNDKKLEAQQKIVKMEQEILEFRKQKFQQGTGEIYAKQEELFAPVKKKIYDAIQKVAKEEGMSFVFDKSGDILLLYADSAFDITFKVLDTLKRGS comes from the coding sequence GTGAAAAAGTACTTAGTGTTATTTTCCGTTCTTTTTGCAACTACATTATTTGCACAATCTCCTTTAAAGATCGGTTATGTTGATTCGGAAGTTATTCTTACACAATTCTCCGAAGCAATTAAAGCTCAGGGTGATCTTGATGCTTTAACCAATAAATGGTCAGCTCAACTTGATTCTATGACACAGGCATATCAGAAAGCTATTCAGGACTATCAGAAGCAGGCTGAAACAATGCCTAACGATAAAAAGCTCGAAGCTCAGCAGAAAATTGTAAAGATGGAACAGGAAATTCTTGAATTCAGAAAGCAGAAATTTCAGCAGGGAACCGGAGAAATTTATGCAAAGCAGGAAGAACTTTTTGCTCCTGTAAAGAAAAAGATTTATGATGCAATTCAGAAAGTTGCAAAAGAAGAAGGTATGTCTTTCGTTTTCGATAAAAGCGGAGACATTCTCTTACTTTATGCTGACTCTGCTTTTGATATAACATTCAAAGTCCTGGATACACTTAAAAGAGGCAGCTAA
- a CDS encoding OmpH family outer membrane protein codes for MKKYFVFVLLFFPALTFAQLKIGYIDSNALMDQLPDVQDARQRLDALIQEWQTELNRLESEWKTKYDDYEKRKLIMSEQTRAETESELVKLENQIAEFREKKFGTNGELFQKQDELMKPVQNKVFNAIKEVAQEDDLDFVFDRSGDIMILYAKDKYDITAKVLAKLKI; via the coding sequence ATGAAAAAATATTTTGTATTTGTCCTTTTATTTTTCCCGGCATTAACTTTCGCTCAGCTTAAAATTGGTTACATTGATTCAAATGCGCTGATGGATCAACTTCCCGATGTTCAGGATGCCAGACAAAGACTTGATGCACTTATTCAGGAATGGCAAACTGAATTAAACAGACTTGAATCAGAATGGAAAACTAAGTATGATGATTATGAGAAAAGAAAACTCATAATGTCTGAGCAAACCCGTGCTGAAACAGAATCAGAACTTGTTAAACTTGAAAATCAGATTGCAGAATTTCGTGAAAAGAAATTTGGAACAAACGGTGAATTGTTTCAGAAACAGGATGAATTGATGAAACCTGTTCAGAATAAAGTTTTTAATGCTATTAAAGAAGTAGCACAGGAAGACGATCTCGATTTTGTTTTTGATAGAAGTGGTGACATAATGATTTTGTACGCAAAAGATAAATATGATATAACTGCAAAGGTTCTTGCCAAACTTAAAATTTAA
- the lpxD gene encoding UDP-3-O-(3-hydroxymyristoyl)glucosamine N-acyltransferase, which produces MISLTVKEIAKLVSGKIIGDENAIINSVAKIDEAKSGDLSFIYLPAYEKFQSTTKASALLVKPDLQKTRNDITYIEVESPEKAFFLILREFFTPEFPLSGIDDTAFIHPEARLGNNVAVGKNVVISKGCRIGNNTKIFHNTILYEDVEIGNDCLIFSNISIREKCKIGNRVIIHSGTVIGSDGFGFNPDEKGVYQKIPQIGNVIIEDDVELGANVAIDRAALGSTIIKRGTKIDNLVQIAHNVVIGEDTVISSQTGISGSTKVGNHVIIAGQVGIVGHIEIGDNVVLMAQSGISKSIKKPGYYFGYPAKELRTSQKLEAHIRNLPDYADKIKKLEEEIKELKSRLTSNP; this is translated from the coding sequence ATGATTAGTCTTACAGTAAAAGAAATTGCCAAATTAGTCTCCGGTAAAATAATCGGAGATGAAAACGCAATTATTAATTCTGTTGCAAAAATTGACGAAGCAAAATCCGGCGATTTATCTTTTATCTATCTACCAGCTTACGAAAAATTTCAGAGTACAACAAAAGCATCAGCTCTTTTAGTCAAACCTGATCTTCAAAAAACAAGAAATGATATAACCTACATCGAAGTTGAGTCACCAGAAAAGGCATTCTTCCTAATTCTTCGTGAATTTTTCACACCTGAATTTCCACTATCAGGAATAGATGATACTGCATTCATTCATCCTGAGGCAAGGTTGGGAAATAATGTTGCTGTTGGGAAGAATGTAGTTATCTCGAAAGGTTGTCGCATCGGTAATAACACAAAAATATTTCATAACACAATCCTTTATGAAGATGTTGAAATTGGAAATGATTGTTTGATTTTTTCCAACATAAGCATCAGAGAAAAATGCAAAATTGGTAATCGTGTTATAATTCATTCCGGAACTGTAATTGGTAGTGATGGTTTTGGTTTTAATCCTGATGAGAAAGGTGTATATCAGAAAATTCCACAGATTGGAAATGTAATAATTGAAGATGATGTTGAGCTTGGTGCTAATGTTGCTATTGACAGAGCTGCATTAGGTTCTACAATAATTAAGCGCGGAACCAAAATAGATAATCTAGTTCAGATTGCTCACAATGTAGTGATTGGCGAAGATACTGTCATTTCATCACAGACAGGAATTTCTGGTAGTACAAAAGTTGGTAATCATGTTATTATAGCAGGACAAGTTGGAATCGTTGGACATATTGAAATCGGAGATAATGTTGTACTGATGGCTCAATCGGGAATTTCCAAATCAATAAAGAAACCAGGATATTATTTTGGTTATCCTGCCAAAGAATTAAGAACCTCTCAGAAATTAGAAGCTCACATAAGAAATCTGCCTGATTATGCTGACAAGATTAAAAAGCTCGAAGAAGAAATAAAAGAACTAAAGAGTAGGCTGACATCTAATCCCTGA
- a CDS encoding MarR family winged helix-turn-helix transcriptional regulator — translation MGSKFNGSFEQKNSLDSFIKLFRASEIVKSKIAAVTNSYGYSDGQFYVLDVLYHLGNLPQKILAEKIMRTEGNMTMIINNLRKRKVIKRNRSKDDGRVHIISLTEKGKSEFEKIFPAVVVEIEKIFEALNPDEKNLLQNLCKKLGLYLKQ, via the coding sequence ATGGGTTCAAAGTTCAATGGCTCATTTGAACAAAAGAATTCACTGGATAGTTTTATAAAATTATTTCGTGCTTCTGAAATTGTAAAAAGTAAAATCGCAGCAGTTACAAATTCTTATGGTTATTCTGATGGTCAGTTTTATGTGCTTGATGTTCTCTATCATCTCGGAAATCTGCCGCAAAAGATTTTAGCTGAAAAGATAATGCGAACTGAGGGTAATATGACGATGATCATAAACAACCTTCGTAAGCGGAAAGTAATCAAAAGAAACAGAAGCAAAGATGATGGAAGAGTTCATATTATTTCATTAACTGAGAAAGGCAAGTCAGAATTCGAAAAAATTTTTCCCGCTGTTGTGGTGGAAATAGAAAAAATTTTCGAAGCATTAAATCCGGATGAAAAAAATTTGTTACAAAATCTTTGTAAAAAATTAGGACTTTATTTAAAGCAGTAA
- a CDS encoding MBL fold metallo-hydrolase — protein MKRKDFIRTSIFSLLGFIFFRNEVYSKSEDESINFKPNPSLWKDDEINIAWIGHSTVLINFFGVKILTDPVLYERIGLYFLGITWGPSRFTHPALNIDEMPEPDIILLSHAHMDHMDYQTLLDITTKFPNKIDCLTAFNTMDVIADLKWKSLQEVDWNEEIMIRDIRFKAYEVQHFGWRYPWERDRSKGFFEDGRSYNAYLISYKGKNILFGGDTAMTDKFKDVDEQIDIAIMPIGAYRPWRKNHCNPEEALIMATEHLKAKYFIPIHTKTFKQGTEPITEPLSWLKESSKNYSINLVIDDIGQTFTIKET, from the coding sequence ATGAAACGAAAAGATTTTATTAGAACTTCAATTTTTTCTTTACTTGGGTTTATCTTTTTTCGGAATGAAGTTTACTCAAAATCCGAGGATGAATCTATTAATTTCAAACCAAATCCATCTTTGTGGAAAGATGATGAAATAAATATTGCATGGATTGGTCATTCAACAGTACTGATTAATTTTTTTGGAGTTAAAATTTTAACCGATCCGGTTTTGTATGAAAGAATAGGTCTTTATTTTCTTGGAATTACCTGGGGACCAAGTCGCTTTACTCATCCAGCATTGAATATTGACGAAATGCCCGAACCTGATATTATTTTACTTTCACACGCTCATATGGACCATATGGATTATCAGACTTTACTTGATATCACAACTAAGTTTCCTAATAAAATTGACTGCTTAACTGCTTTTAATACTATGGATGTTATTGCAGACCTGAAATGGAAGTCTTTGCAGGAAGTCGATTGGAATGAAGAAATTATGATTCGGGATATAAGATTCAAAGCTTATGAAGTGCAACATTTCGGTTGGAGGTATCCCTGGGAACGTGATCGTTCGAAAGGATTTTTTGAAGATGGCAGAAGTTACAACGCTTATCTCATTTCTTATAAAGGAAAAAATATTTTATTTGGTGGTGACACCGCAATGACTGATAAGTTTAAAGATGTTGATGAACAGATTGATATTGCAATCATGCCAATTGGTGCTTATCGTCCCTGGCGAAAAAATCATTGTAATCCCGAGGAAGCTTTGATAATGGCAACAGAACATTTGAAAGCAAAATATTTTATTCCCATCCATACTAAAACTTTTAAGCAAGGAACAGAGCCAATCACTGAGCCATTATCCTGGCTGAAAGAATCATCAAAGAATTATTCAATTAATTTGGTTATTGATGATATTGGACAAACTTTTACAATTAAAGAAACCTGA
- a CDS encoding DinB family protein has protein sequence MKQTIKELKENFISDSEFFVKEIDKLYSLNDNQLNWKPASDVWSVAECVEHLAVTNKLYFDEMEKQLSEKQISCNDSEEIVKHKFFGKLIIKAVDPANVKKTKTFSVFKPEKSSSDNSVIDKLINIQKDLINLVSISLNIDFNKYVMSSPASKLIKENFSDVLEIIRLHNQRHLLQINRIVSDKNFPN, from the coding sequence ATGAAACAGACAATTAAAGAACTTAAAGAAAATTTTATTTCCGACTCTGAATTTTTTGTTAAAGAAATTGATAAGCTTTATTCATTAAATGATAATCAACTTAATTGGAAACCAGCTTCTGATGTATGGAGTGTTGCTGAATGTGTTGAGCATCTTGCAGTAACAAACAAACTGTATTTTGATGAAATGGAAAAACAGTTGTCTGAAAAGCAAATCAGTTGTAATGACTCTGAAGAAATTGTTAAACATAAATTTTTCGGAAAGTTGATAATAAAAGCAGTTGATCCTGCCAATGTTAAGAAAACAAAGACCTTCTCGGTATTCAAACCTGAAAAAAGTTCATCTGATAATTCTGTTATTGATAAACTGATAAATATTCAAAAGGATTTAATAAATCTTGTATCAATATCTCTCAATATTGATTTTAATAAATATGTGATGTCTTCACCAGCTTCAAAACTTATCAAAGAAAATTTTTCGGATGTTTTAGAAATCATCCGATTACATAACCAAAGACATTTATTGCAGATTAATAGAATTGTAAGTGATAAGAATTTTCCAAATTAG
- a CDS encoding cob(I)yrinic acid a,c-diamide adenosyltransferase produces MSKLSKGFIHIYTGNGKGKTTAALGQALRAAGAGLKTYIAQFMKEYPYSELQSVKLLNEFITIEQFCGDEFVYKKQLPDESEIKKAIDGLNKAKIKMMSKDYDIIILDEAIVSIYFKLLTVEQIIDFINYKPADVELILTGRYCPEILIEKADLVTEMKEIKHYYSKGVTSRKGIES; encoded by the coding sequence ATGTCAAAGTTATCAAAAGGATTTATTCATATTTATACTGGTAATGGAAAAGGTAAAACTACTGCTGCTTTGGGACAAGCACTGCGAGCAGCTGGTGCTGGATTAAAAACTTACATCGCACAGTTTATGAAAGAATATCCTTATTCAGAATTGCAGAGTGTGAAATTACTAAACGAGTTTATAACAATAGAGCAGTTCTGCGGCGATGAATTTGTTTATAAGAAACAATTGCCCGATGAATCAGAAATTAAAAAAGCAATTGATGGATTGAACAAAGCTAAAATTAAAATGATGAGTAAAGATTATGATATCATAATTCTTGATGAAGCAATTGTATCAATCTACTTTAAACTTCTAACGGTTGAACAGATAATTGATTTTATAAATTATAAACCTGCTGATGTAGAGCTTATTCTTACCGGAAGATATTGTCCTGAAATATTGATTGAAAAAGCTGATTTGGTAACTGAAATGAAAGAAATCAAACATTATTATTCAAAAGGCGTTACCTCACGAAAAGGAATAGAATCCTAA
- a CDS encoding B12-binding domain-containing protein — translation MSQIKQSYFLDFYNNLVEGNKERCSEIVKTLIDEGVDLKEIYVELFQKALYRIGKLWDHNEITIPEEHMATQIVEALISKYAPSSPTNSKNKAVVTCIDKEFHEIGAKMVAHIFEINGWKTYYLGASVPLRELLKFVKQSDPDIIALSWSLYLNLARFLEVVDSLTKLFPTKKIIVGGQALEENSNQLLKKYPNVKHIASIYELDDYLKKNN, via the coding sequence ATGTCACAAATAAAACAATCTTACTTTTTAGACTTTTATAACAATCTTGTCGAAGGCAATAAGGAAAGATGCTCGGAAATAGTAAAGACACTGATTGATGAAGGAGTAGATTTAAAGGAAATATATGTCGAACTTTTTCAAAAAGCTCTTTACAGGATTGGAAAACTTTGGGATCATAATGAAATAACAATTCCAGAAGAGCATATGGCAACTCAGATTGTGGAAGCATTGATTAGCAAGTATGCTCCGAGTTCACCGACTAATAGCAAGAATAAAGCAGTTGTAACTTGTATTGATAAAGAATTTCATGAAATCGGAGCTAAAATGGTTGCACATATCTTCGAAATAAATGGTTGGAAAACTTATTATTTAGGTGCATCAGTTCCTTTAAGAGAGTTGCTTAAATTTGTTAAACAATCCGATCCTGATATAATAGCACTTTCGTGGAGTCTCTATCTGAATCTTGCTCGTTTTCTTGAAGTTGTAGATAGCCTTACAAAACTATTCCCAACCAAGAAAATTATTGTTGGCGGACAAGCGTTAGAAGAAAATTCAAATCAGTTACTTAAAAAATATCCGAATGTTAAACATATTGCCTCCATTTATGAACTGGATGATTATCTAAAAAAGAATAATTAA